From Streptomyces cyaneogriseus subsp. noncyanogenus, the proteins below share one genomic window:
- a CDS encoding DUF5999 family protein: MCQHQPPCPSAASADRESARLVAHHPEQGWSLLCNGVLLFEDTGELLPDGRVIAPHRPVGPNQVMSAA, translated from the coding sequence ATGTGCCAGCACCAGCCACCGTGCCCCTCAGCCGCCTCCGCCGACCGGGAGTCCGCCCGTCTCGTGGCGCACCACCCGGAGCAGGGCTGGAGTCTGCTGTGCAACGGCGTCCTGCTCTTCGAGGACACCGGTGAGCTCCTGCCGGACGGCCGCGTCATCGCCCCCCACCGCCCGGTGGGCCCGAACCAGGTGATGTCGGCGGCCTGA
- a CDS encoding ABC transporter ATP-binding protein produces the protein MTAPGDAARGPATAPVPGEGLDARLVVDRGAFRLDVTLTAAPGDVVALLGPNGAGKTTALRALAGLLPLTDGHLRLDGAALDRTPPESRPVGVVFQDYLLFPHLSALDNVAFGPRCRGAGKAEARARAAEWLDRMGLSEYAGVKPRRLSGGQAQRVALARALATRPRLLLLDEPLAALDARTRLEVRAQLRRHLARFEAVAVLVTHDPLDAMVLADRLVVVEDGRVVQEGIPSDIARHPRTDYIARLVGLNLYRGRAEGHTVRLDAGPAVTTTEDLTGPVFVAFPPGAVTLHRERPTGASARNLWRCEVAGLETHGDQIRADLTGELPLTADLTTVAAAELGLHPGTPVWAAVKAAQTHAYPA, from the coding sequence ATGACCGCTCCCGGCGACGCCGCCCGCGGCCCCGCCACCGCTCCCGTACCCGGCGAGGGCCTCGACGCCCGCCTCGTGGTCGACCGCGGCGCCTTCCGGCTCGACGTCACACTGACCGCGGCCCCCGGCGACGTCGTGGCCCTGCTCGGCCCCAACGGCGCCGGGAAGACCACCGCCCTGCGGGCGCTCGCCGGTCTCCTCCCCCTCACCGACGGCCATCTGCGCCTCGACGGCGCCGCCTTGGACCGCACGCCGCCCGAGTCCCGCCCGGTCGGCGTGGTCTTCCAGGACTACCTGCTCTTCCCCCACCTGAGCGCCCTGGACAACGTCGCCTTCGGGCCGCGCTGCCGGGGCGCCGGCAAGGCGGAGGCCCGCGCCCGGGCCGCCGAGTGGCTGGACCGCATGGGCCTGTCCGAGTACGCCGGCGTCAAACCGCGCCGCCTGTCCGGCGGCCAGGCCCAGCGGGTGGCCCTCGCCCGCGCCCTGGCCACCCGGCCCCGGCTGCTGCTCCTGGACGAGCCGCTCGCCGCGCTGGACGCCCGTACCCGGCTGGAGGTGCGCGCCCAGCTCCGCCGCCACCTGGCGCGGTTCGAGGCCGTCGCCGTGCTGGTCACGCACGACCCGCTGGACGCCATGGTGCTGGCCGACCGGCTGGTCGTCGTCGAGGACGGCCGGGTCGTCCAGGAGGGCATCCCCTCCGACATCGCCCGTCACCCCCGCACCGACTACATCGCCCGGCTCGTCGGCCTGAACCTCTACCGCGGCCGCGCCGAGGGCCACACCGTCCGGCTCGATGCGGGCCCGGCCGTGACCACCACCGAGGACCTCACCGGCCCGGTCTTCGTCGCCTTCCCGCCCGGCGCGGTCACCCTCCACCGGGAGCGCCCCACCGGCGCCAGCGCCCGCAACCTCTGGCGCTGCGAGGTCGCCGGCCTGGAGACCCACGGCGACCAGATCCGCGCCGACCTCACCGGCGAACTGCCCCTGACCGCCGACCTGACCACGGTCGCCGCGGCCGAGCTCGGCCTCCACCCGGGCACCCCGGTCTGGGCGGCGGTCAAAGCGGCCCAGACGCACGCGTACCCGGCCTGA
- the modA gene encoding molybdate ABC transporter substrate-binding protein: MTTRSARRIRRSLRATGAGVAALLALSGCSSESSGDAGSSSKPSGTITVFAAASLQESFAKLGKTFEKQHPGTEVTFNFGGSDTLAASITSGAPADVFAAASTRTMRTVTDQDATAGRPRTFVRNRLEIATLPGNPDEIDSLEDLTRPGLKVVLCDRTVPCGAAAQSALRTGGLRLTPVSYEEDVKSALTKVVLKEADAALVYRTDVRAAGDKVEGVEFPEAAEAVNDYPIALLKDAPNPGAAGAFIDLVKSAEGQKVLTAAGFLTP; the protein is encoded by the coding sequence GTGACGACCCGATCCGCGCGCCGTATCCGCCGGTCCCTGCGGGCGACCGGTGCCGGCGTCGCCGCGCTGCTGGCGCTGAGCGGCTGCTCCTCCGAGAGCTCCGGCGACGCGGGGTCCTCGTCGAAACCGTCGGGCACCATCACGGTCTTCGCCGCGGCCTCCCTCCAGGAGAGCTTCGCAAAGCTCGGGAAGACGTTCGAGAAGCAGCACCCGGGCACCGAGGTGACCTTCAATTTCGGCGGCAGCGACACGCTCGCCGCGAGCATCACCAGCGGCGCCCCGGCGGACGTGTTCGCCGCGGCCAGCACCAGGACGATGCGGACCGTCACGGACCAGGACGCCACGGCGGGCCGGCCCCGCACCTTCGTCCGCAACCGGCTGGAGATCGCGACTCTCCCCGGCAACCCGGACGAGATCGACTCCCTGGAGGACCTCACCCGGCCGGGCCTGAAGGTGGTGCTGTGCGACAGGACGGTGCCGTGCGGCGCCGCCGCGCAGTCCGCTCTGCGCACCGGCGGCCTCCGGCTGACCCCGGTGTCGTACGAGGAGGACGTCAAGAGCGCCCTGACCAAGGTCGTGCTGAAGGAGGCCGACGCGGCCCTCGTGTACCGCACGGATGTGCGAGCGGCCGGCGACAAGGTCGAGGGCGTGGAGTTCCCCGAAGCGGCCGAAGCCGTCAACGACTATCCGATCGCCCTGCTCAAGGACGCGCCCAACCCCGGCGCGGCCGGGGCCTTCATCGATCTGGTGAAGTCGGCCGAGGGGCAGAAGGTGCTGACCGCCGCCGGGTTCCTCACCCCGTGA
- a CDS encoding ABC transporter permease gives MPLLIPAAVGLAFLLLPLLALLVRAPWRSLPEQLTSPEVWQALRLSLVCATAATALSLLIGVPLAWLLARTDFPGRGLVRALVTLPLVLPPVVGGVALLLAFGRNGVIGQWLDAWFGITLPFTTTGVVLAETFVAMPFLVISVEGTLRAADPRYEEAAMTLGASRFTAFRRVTLPLIAPGVAAGSVLAWARALGEFGATITFAGNFPGRTQTMPLAVYLALQNDPAAAIALSLVLLAVSIAVLAGLRDRWMTAS, from the coding sequence CTGCCCCTGCTGATCCCCGCGGCGGTGGGGCTGGCGTTCCTCCTGCTGCCCCTGCTCGCCCTGCTCGTACGAGCCCCGTGGCGCAGCCTCCCGGAGCAGTTGACCAGCCCGGAGGTGTGGCAGGCGCTGCGGCTGTCCCTGGTCTGCGCCACGGCGGCGACCGCGCTGAGCCTGCTCATCGGCGTGCCCCTGGCCTGGCTGCTGGCCCGCACCGACTTCCCCGGCCGGGGCCTGGTCCGCGCCCTGGTGACGCTGCCGCTGGTGCTGCCCCCGGTGGTGGGCGGCGTGGCGCTGCTGCTGGCCTTCGGCCGCAACGGCGTCATCGGTCAGTGGCTGGACGCCTGGTTCGGGATCACGCTGCCGTTCACCACCACGGGTGTCGTGCTCGCGGAGACGTTCGTGGCGATGCCGTTCCTCGTCATCAGCGTCGAGGGCACGCTGCGGGCGGCCGACCCGCGTTACGAGGAGGCCGCCATGACGCTGGGAGCCTCCCGTTTCACCGCCTTCCGCCGGGTCACCCTGCCGCTGATCGCCCCCGGTGTCGCGGCGGGCTCGGTCCTGGCCTGGGCCCGGGCGCTGGGCGAGTTCGGGGCGACGATCACCTTCGCCGGGAACTTCCCCGGCCGTACCCAGACGATGCCGCTCGCCGTCTACCTGGCCCTCCAGAACGACCCGGCGGCGGCGATCGCCCTGAGCCTGGTCCTGCTGGCCGTCTCCATCGCGGTGCTCGCCGGATTGCGGGACCGGTGGATGACGGCGTCCTGA
- a CDS encoding EamA family transporter: MPVHTSDSSRSSHGKGVGLGLALVSAVAFGGSGVAAKPLIEAGLDPLHVVWLRVAGAALVMLPLAVRHRALLRRRPGLLAGFGLLAVAGVQACYFAAISRIPVGVALLVEYLAPALVLGWVRFVQRRPVTRAAALGVVLAVGGLACVVQVWSGLSFDALGLLLALGAACCQVGYFVLSDQGSDAGDEAPDPLGVIAYGLLIGAVVLTAVARPWSMDWSVLGGTASMNGTSVAAVVLLAWIVLVATVAAYVTGVLSVRRLSPQVAGVVACLEAVIATVLAWVLLGEHLAAPQLVGGAVVLAGAFIAQSSAPAKGGADPVASGGPERELSTRGTAA, translated from the coding sequence GTGCCGGTGCATACGTCTGACAGCAGTCGCAGCAGCCACGGCAAGGGTGTCGGGCTCGGCCTCGCGCTCGTGTCCGCGGTCGCCTTCGGAGGTTCCGGTGTCGCAGCCAAACCACTGATCGAGGCGGGTCTCGACCCCCTCCACGTGGTGTGGCTGCGCGTGGCGGGCGCGGCCCTGGTGATGCTGCCGCTCGCCGTACGCCACCGCGCCCTGCTGCGCCGCCGCCCCGGACTGCTGGCCGGGTTCGGGCTGCTCGCCGTCGCCGGAGTCCAGGCCTGCTACTTCGCCGCGATCTCCCGCATCCCCGTGGGCGTCGCCCTGCTCGTCGAGTACCTGGCGCCCGCCCTCGTGCTCGGCTGGGTCCGGTTCGTGCAGCGGCGCCCGGTGACGCGCGCCGCCGCACTTGGGGTGGTCCTGGCGGTGGGCGGGCTCGCCTGTGTCGTCCAGGTCTGGTCGGGGCTGAGCTTCGACGCCCTCGGCCTGCTGCTGGCCCTCGGCGCCGCCTGCTGCCAGGTCGGTTACTTCGTCCTGTCCGACCAGGGCAGCGACGCCGGCGACGAGGCGCCCGATCCGCTCGGCGTCATCGCGTACGGCCTGCTGATCGGCGCCGTGGTGCTCACCGCCGTCGCCCGCCCCTGGAGCATGGACTGGTCCGTGCTCGGGGGCACCGCGTCCATGAACGGCACCTCGGTCGCCGCCGTCGTGCTGCTGGCCTGGATCGTGCTCGTCGCCACGGTCGCCGCGTACGTCACCGGCGTGCTCTCCGTGCGCCGGCTGTCGCCGCAGGTCGCCGGTGTCGTGGCGTGTCTGGAGGCGGTCATCGCCACCGTGCTGGCCTGGGTGCTGCTCGGCGAGCACCTCGCGGCGCCGCAGCTCGTGGGCGGCGCGGTGGTCCTGGCGGGCGCCTTCATCGCCCAGTCGTCGGCACCCGCGAAGGGCGGCGCGGACCCCGTGGCGAGCGGCGGCCCCGAACGGGAGCTGTCCACCCGGGGTACGGCCGCCTGA
- a CDS encoding glutamate--cysteine ligase — translation MGEKVVAGQFDLSDRQRYRGKLRQCLTGLERLLAEQRFDRPKNLMGLEIELNLVGSDGMPKMLNAQVLERIASRDFQTELAMFNLEVNIAPHRLGGRVFDRLAEEIRTSLAYADRKAGELAAGIVMIGILPTLDRDDLVSSNLSEVDRYTLLNDQIVAARGEDFRLDIDGVEHLTCTSRSIAPEAACTSVQLHLQVTPDRFAGVWNAAQAVAAAQIAVGANAPFLFGRELWRESRPPLFQQATDTRPPELQAQGVRPRTWFGERWISSAYDLFEENLRYFPALLPICDDEDPLEVLDAGGVPKLAELVLHNGTVYRWNRPVYDIADGVPHLRVENRVLPAGPTVTDVIANAAFYYGVVRALAEESRPVWTRLPFEAAAANFEAACRHGIDARFTWPRRGRYGGTTEVDAVSLVRDELLPLAEAGLDAWGIEPADRDLYLGVIDERCRRRVNGASWQSATFHRALEAGLSRQDALAATTRRYHELMRKGEPVHLWPVGLPEPVPLG, via the coding sequence ATGGGAGAGAAGGTCGTGGCGGGTCAGTTCGACCTGTCCGATCGCCAGCGCTACCGGGGCAAGCTCCGTCAGTGCCTGACGGGCCTGGAGCGACTCCTGGCGGAGCAGCGGTTCGACCGCCCGAAGAACCTGATGGGGCTGGAGATCGAATTGAATCTCGTCGGCTCCGACGGCATGCCCAAGATGTTGAATGCGCAAGTCCTCGAACGTATCGCGAGCCGCGACTTCCAAACCGAACTCGCGATGTTCAACCTGGAGGTCAACATAGCTCCCCACCGGCTGGGGGGACGGGTATTCGACCGACTGGCGGAGGAAATCCGCACCTCTTTGGCATATGCCGACCGTAAGGCCGGCGAGCTGGCCGCGGGGATCGTGATGATCGGCATTCTGCCGACCCTGGACCGTGACGACCTCGTCTCCTCCAACCTCTCGGAGGTCGACCGCTACACCCTGCTCAACGACCAGATCGTGGCCGCCCGCGGCGAGGACTTCCGGCTCGACATCGACGGTGTCGAGCACCTGACGTGCACGTCGAGGTCGATCGCCCCGGAGGCGGCGTGCACCTCCGTGCAGCTCCACCTCCAGGTGACGCCGGACCGCTTCGCCGGGGTGTGGAACGCCGCTCAGGCGGTCGCGGCCGCGCAGATCGCCGTCGGCGCCAACGCGCCCTTCCTGTTCGGCCGCGAGCTGTGGCGCGAGTCGCGGCCTCCGCTGTTCCAGCAGGCCACCGACACCCGCCCGCCCGAGCTCCAGGCGCAGGGCGTGCGGCCCCGCACCTGGTTCGGGGAGCGGTGGATCTCCTCGGCGTACGACCTCTTCGAGGAGAACCTGCGCTACTTCCCGGCGCTGCTGCCGATCTGCGACGACGAGGACCCGCTGGAGGTCCTGGACGCGGGCGGCGTCCCCAAGCTCGCCGAACTGGTCCTGCACAACGGGACCGTCTACCGGTGGAACCGGCCCGTCTACGACATCGCCGACGGCGTGCCGCACCTGCGGGTGGAGAACCGGGTGCTGCCCGCCGGGCCCACCGTCACCGACGTCATCGCCAACGCGGCCTTCTACTACGGCGTCGTGCGCGCCCTGGCCGAGGAGTCGCGGCCGGTGTGGACCAGGCTGCCGTTCGAGGCCGCGGCCGCCAACTTCGAGGCGGCCTGCCGCCACGGCATCGACGCCCGCTTCACCTGGCCGCGTCGCGGCCGCTACGGCGGCACCACGGAGGTCGACGCCGTCAGTCTCGTACGCGACGAACTGCTGCCGCTCGCGGAGGCCGGGCTGGACGCCTGGGGGATCGAGCCGGCCGACCGGGACCTGTACCTGGGCGTGATCGACGAGCGGTGCCGGCGCCGGGTCAACGGGGCGTCGTGGCAGTCCGCCACGTTCCACCGGGCGCTGGAGGCGGGCCTGTCCCGCCAGGACGCGCTGGCCGCCACGACCCGGCGCTACCACGAGCTCATGCGCAAGGGCGAGCCGGTCCACCTGTGGCCGGTGGGCCTGCCGGAGCCGGTTCCGCTGGGCTGA
- a CDS encoding TOBE domain-containing protein — protein MQSYTIGQAARLLGVSPDTARRWADAGRITTHRDESGRRLVDGRDLAAFSVELARSGDGKEDVAHTSVRNAFPGIVTAIKLGDVAAQVEIQAGPHRLVSLLTREAVEELGLEVGMEATARVKSTNVHIDRT, from the coding sequence ATGCAGTCCTACACCATCGGCCAGGCGGCGCGGCTGCTCGGCGTCAGCCCCGACACCGCCCGGCGCTGGGCCGACGCGGGCCGGATCACCACCCACCGCGACGAGAGCGGGCGGCGGCTCGTCGACGGCCGCGACCTGGCCGCCTTCTCGGTGGAACTGGCACGGTCCGGTGACGGCAAGGAGGACGTCGCCCACACCTCCGTGCGCAACGCCTTCCCGGGAATCGTCACCGCGATCAAACTCGGCGACGTCGCGGCGCAGGTCGAGATCCAGGCGGGCCCCCACCGGCTCGTCTCCCTGCTGACCCGGGAGGCAGTCGAGGAACTCGGCCTGGAGGTGGGCATGGAGGCCACCGCCCGTGTGAAGTCGACGAACGTCCACATCGACCGCACCTGA
- a CDS encoding DMT family transporter, with translation MSNAVSGLPVGRGLLYLIVAGVAWGTAGAAASLVYRASDMGPVALSFWRCAAGLVLLLAARPLLRPRARSGRSAGTAPLGRALLRATVTGLGLAVFQTAYFAAVRSTGLAVATVVTLGAGPVFIAIGARLTLAERLGRGGTAAVAGALTGLAVLVLGGGDASVRPSGVVWALLSAAGYSVMTLLTRRWGRDGGTDAASASVGAFAVAGLCLLPFALAEGLVPHTGQPVRLLWLLAYVAAVPTALAYGLYFAGAAVVRSATVSVIMLLEPVAAAALAVLLLGEHLTAATLAGTLLMLGSVAGLAVAETRAARTAAREVRAAAV, from the coding sequence GTGTCGAATGCCGTCTCCGGCCTGCCCGTCGGGCGTGGCCTCCTCTATCTGATCGTCGCCGGTGTCGCCTGGGGCACCGCCGGTGCCGCCGCCTCGCTGGTCTACCGGGCCAGTGACATGGGGCCCGTCGCCCTCTCGTTCTGGCGCTGCGCCGCCGGGCTGGTGCTGCTGCTCGCCGCCCGCCCGCTGCTGCGCCCGCGCGCCCGGTCCGGCCGGTCCGCCGGGACCGCGCCGCTCGGCCGCGCTCTGCTGCGGGCCACGGTCACCGGGCTGGGCCTCGCGGTGTTCCAGACCGCGTACTTCGCCGCGGTGCGGTCCACCGGGCTCGCCGTGGCGACCGTGGTCACCCTCGGCGCCGGTCCGGTGTTCATCGCGATCGGCGCGCGGCTGACCCTCGCCGAGCGTCTCGGCCGGGGCGGGACGGCCGCCGTCGCCGGGGCGCTGACGGGCCTCGCCGTGCTCGTCCTCGGCGGCGGCGACGCCTCCGTGCGCCCCTCGGGCGTGGTCTGGGCGCTGCTGTCCGCGGCCGGCTACTCGGTGATGACCCTGCTGACCCGGCGCTGGGGCCGGGACGGCGGGACGGACGCCGCGAGCGCGTCCGTCGGGGCGTTCGCCGTCGCCGGCCTGTGCCTGCTGCCCTTCGCCCTGGCCGAGGGGCTGGTGCCGCACACCGGCCAGCCCGTCCGGCTGCTGTGGCTGCTGGCCTACGTGGCGGCGGTCCCCACCGCCCTCGCCTACGGCCTGTACTTCGCGGGCGCCGCCGTCGTACGGTCGGCCACCGTGTCCGTGATCATGCTGCTGGAGCCGGTCGCCGCGGCGGCGCTCGCGGTGCTCCTGCTGGGCGAGCACCTCACGGCGGCGACCCTGGCCGGCACCCTGCTGATGCTCGGCTCCGTCGCGGGGCTCGCGGTGGCGGAGACCCGGGCGGCGCGGACGGCGGCGCGGGAGGTACGGGCCGCGGCCGTGTGA
- a CDS encoding PhzF family phenazine biosynthesis protein, with protein sequence MRIRIVDAFTDRPFAGNPAGVLLLDAFPDDDRLQKVALEVNHAETAFAHPLPEGGDADWALRWFTPATEVAMCGHATLATAHVLHTTGVHEGPVRFATRSGVLTATPREDGSITLDFPTAPLTPVATPHGVAGALGTEPHTVLDTGPHLGDLLVEVADEKTVHGLAPDLKALAACSERGIIATARAEDPARGYDFVSRCFFPNVGIDEDPVTGSAHTALAPFWSERLGRPGLTGLQASARSGVVRTEVRGDRTLLSGHAVTVIEGELLA encoded by the coding sequence ATGCGCATTCGTATCGTCGACGCCTTCACCGACCGCCCCTTCGCCGGCAACCCGGCCGGAGTCCTGCTCCTCGACGCCTTCCCGGACGACGACCGGCTCCAGAAAGTCGCCCTGGAGGTCAACCACGCCGAGACGGCGTTCGCCCACCCCCTGCCCGAGGGCGGCGACGCCGACTGGGCCCTGCGCTGGTTCACGCCCGCCACCGAGGTGGCGATGTGCGGCCACGCCACGCTCGCCACGGCCCACGTCCTGCACACCACCGGCGTCCACGAAGGCCCGGTGCGGTTCGCCACCCGCAGCGGCGTCCTCACCGCCACGCCGCGCGAGGACGGCTCGATCACCCTCGACTTCCCCACCGCGCCCCTCACCCCGGTCGCGACGCCGCACGGCGTCGCCGGGGCCCTGGGCACCGAGCCGCACACCGTGCTCGACACCGGTCCGCACCTCGGCGACCTGCTGGTCGAGGTCGCCGACGAGAAGACCGTGCACGGTCTCGCGCCCGATCTGAAGGCCCTCGCGGCCTGCTCCGAGCGCGGCATCATCGCCACCGCCCGCGCCGAGGACCCCGCCCGCGGCTACGACTTCGTCTCCCGGTGCTTCTTCCCCAACGTCGGCATCGACGAGGACCCGGTCACCGGCAGCGCGCACACCGCCCTCGCGCCGTTCTGGTCCGAGCGCCTGGGCCGCCCCGGCCTGACCGGCCTCCAGGCGTCCGCCCGCTCCGGCGTCGTCCGCACCGAAGTGCGCGGCGACCGCACGCTGCTGAGCGGGCACGCGGTGACGGTGATCGAGGGCGAGCTGCTCGCCTGA
- a CDS encoding PadR family transcriptional regulator, with protein MRSHGHERGHGGHGGPFGHGRGGFEGLRAAFGPFGPGGPGGPGGFGPGFGPGPWGGRGRGGPRGRARRGDVRASILALLKDRPMHGYEMIQEIAERSGGAWKPSPGSVYPTLQLLEDEGLIVSESEGGKKLFSLTEPGRAAAGEGPEAPWEEAARGVDWEALNDIRQAGFGLMEAFGQVWKTGSKEQREKALAVIGEARKKLYLILADED; from the coding sequence ATGCGCAGCCACGGACACGAGCGCGGGCACGGTGGGCACGGCGGCCCGTTCGGGCATGGGCGAGGGGGCTTCGAGGGGCTGCGGGCGGCCTTCGGTCCGTTCGGGCCGGGCGGCCCCGGGGGGCCCGGCGGCTTCGGGCCGGGCTTCGGACCCGGGCCCTGGGGCGGGCGGGGGCGGGGCGGTCCCCGGGGGCGTGCCCGCCGCGGCGACGTACGGGCGTCGATCCTGGCCCTGCTGAAGGACCGGCCGATGCACGGTTACGAGATGATCCAGGAGATCGCCGAGCGCAGCGGCGGGGCCTGGAAGCCCAGCCCCGGCTCGGTCTACCCCACCCTTCAGCTGCTGGAGGACGAGGGGCTGATCGTCAGTGAGAGCGAGGGCGGCAAGAAGCTGTTCTCCCTCACCGAGCCGGGCCGTGCCGCCGCCGGCGAAGGGCCCGAGGCGCCCTGGGAGGAGGCCGCGCGCGGCGTCGACTGGGAGGCCCTCAACGACATCCGGCAGGCCGGATTCGGGCTGATGGAAGCCTTCGGGCAGGTGTGGAAGACGGGCAGCAAGGAACAGCGGGAGAAGGCGCTCGCCGTCATCGGCGAAGCCCGCAAGAAGCTGTACCTGATCCTGGCCGACGAGGACTGA
- a CDS encoding Clp protease N-terminal domain-containing protein, whose protein sequence is MQSRIPRQSAGEQGGRRPDGTGHGARAGAELASVVSAARRRAVRDGDRHVDTAHLLHSLLECDPEARAVLGEGPHLARLLGYLVQRSIGYGLRWQSTVEDSGAVPVVTEAAGFSPLAAAAMEYAGARAARRGGGRPRGVDLLAAIVVEPQARAVEVLYRAGIDPRTVFARAAEQAGPNP, encoded by the coding sequence GTGCAATCCCGTATCCCCCGGCAGTCGGCCGGTGAGCAAGGCGGCCGGCGCCCGGACGGCACCGGTCACGGTGCCCGGGCCGGCGCCGAGCTGGCATCGGTGGTCTCCGCCGCGCGCCGCCGGGCGGTGCGGGACGGGGACCGGCATGTCGACACCGCCCATCTGCTGCACTCGCTGCTGGAGTGCGACCCGGAGGCGCGGGCCGTGCTCGGCGAGGGACCCCATCTCGCCCGGCTCCTCGGCTACCTCGTGCAGCGCAGCATCGGCTACGGCCTGCGCTGGCAGAGCACCGTCGAGGACTCGGGCGCCGTGCCCGTCGTGACCGAGGCCGCGGGCTTCTCGCCGCTGGCCGCCGCCGCCATGGAGTACGCCGGTGCCCGCGCGGCCCGCCGGGGCGGCGGCAGGCCCCGCGGCGTCGACCTGCTCGCGGCGATCGTCGTCGAACCCCAGGCCCGCGCCGTCGAGGTTCTGTACCGCGCCGGGATCGATCCCCGGACGGTGTTCGCGCGCGCCGCGGAGCAGGCCGGGCCCAACCCCTGA
- a CDS encoding FMN-binding negative transcriptional regulator, with product MLIHPWDAPREDAEWQRWLSDHDFGQLAVNGLPGDPPHVQPLHFAYDAERREALTHLARPHPLWRALEADPDVLLSVVDDYVYVPGPWQAAPDEPPEHGVPTSLYAAVQLRCRARIVDDPAEKAELLNRQVGHFQPEGGSARAAVGEAPYGRMLSGIRGLRLEVTGVRAKFKYAGKRSEEVQDRIAAGLARRGGPGDAAARSHLLRRRGA from the coding sequence ATGCTGATCCACCCCTGGGACGCGCCCCGTGAGGACGCGGAGTGGCAGCGGTGGCTGTCCGACCACGACTTCGGGCAGCTCGCCGTCAACGGCCTGCCCGGCGACCCGCCCCACGTCCAGCCCCTGCACTTCGCCTACGACGCCGAGCGCCGGGAGGCCCTCACCCATCTGGCCCGCCCGCACCCGTTGTGGCGCGCGCTGGAGGCGGACCCCGACGTCCTGCTGAGCGTGGTCGACGACTACGTCTACGTACCGGGTCCCTGGCAGGCCGCCCCGGACGAGCCGCCCGAGCACGGTGTCCCGACGAGCCTCTACGCGGCGGTCCAGCTCCGCTGCCGCGCCCGGATCGTCGACGACCCGGCCGAGAAGGCGGAGCTGCTGAACCGCCAGGTCGGCCACTTCCAGCCGGAGGGCGGTTCGGCCCGGGCCGCGGTGGGCGAGGCCCCCTACGGCCGCATGCTGTCCGGCATCCGCGGCCTGCGGCTCGAAGTGACCGGCGTCCGGGCCAAGTTCAAGTACGCGGGCAAGCGGTCCGAGGAGGTCCAGGACCGGATCGCGGCCGGACTGGCGCGGCGTGGCGGCCCCGGTGACGCGGCGGCCCGATCCCACCTGCTGCGCCGCCGCGGGGCCTGA
- a CDS encoding CPBP family intramembrane glutamic endopeptidase: protein MAESIAHERVARRTLRDETLLVFALSLGASGVSALISFAGSVTRPGGLKDQAATLNASAAPGRPWLDLAWQLFGITTALVPVALAAHFLLREGASLRTLGFDRTRPWPDLGRGAVIAAVIGSTGIAFYLAARALGFNLTVVPEALPDVWWKYPVLVLSAVQNAVLEEVLVVGYLLRRLDQLGWSPGAALAGSSVLRGSYHLYQGIGGFVGNLAMGVVFVCLYRRWGRVGPLVVAHSLLDIGAFVGYALLAGKVGWLPTA, encoded by the coding sequence TTGGCCGAGAGTATTGCTCACGAACGGGTCGCGCGGCGTACCCTGCGCGACGAGACCCTGCTCGTGTTCGCCCTGTCGCTCGGCGCGAGCGGCGTCTCCGCCCTGATCAGCTTTGCCGGCTCGGTCACCAGGCCGGGCGGGCTCAAGGACCAGGCGGCCACCCTCAACGCCTCCGCCGCGCCGGGGCGTCCGTGGCTGGACCTCGCCTGGCAGCTCTTCGGGATCACCACGGCACTGGTGCCGGTCGCCCTCGCCGCCCACTTCCTGCTCCGTGAGGGAGCGAGCCTGCGCACGCTGGGTTTCGACCGCACCCGGCCGTGGCCGGACCTGGGCCGCGGGGCCGTGATCGCGGCCGTCATCGGCAGCACCGGCATCGCCTTCTACCTGGCCGCCCGGGCACTGGGCTTCAACCTCACCGTGGTGCCCGAGGCGCTGCCCGACGTGTGGTGGAAGTACCCCGTGCTGGTGCTGTCGGCGGTGCAGAACGCCGTCCTGGAGGAGGTGCTCGTCGTCGGCTACCTGCTGCGGCGGCTGGACCAGCTCGGCTGGTCACCGGGCGCGGCCCTGGCGGGCAGCTCGGTGCTGCGCGGGTCGTACCACCTCTACCAGGGCATCGGCGGCTTCGTCGGCAATCTCGCCATGGGCGTGGTCTTCGTCTGCCTGTACCGCCGCTGGGGCCGGGTGGGGCCCCTGGTCGTGGCGCACTCCCTGCTCGACATCGGGGCGTTCGTCGGTTACGCGCTGCTGGCGGGGAAGGTGGGCTGGCTGCCGACGGCGTGA